In the genome of Nakaseomyces glabratus chromosome K, complete sequence, the window ACTAAAACAATATATCACTAATATACGGGATATTACTGAGACTGAAAGCCAAGAGCTCTACAACAAACTTATACATACTGAAAAAGGCTTATTTAATGCAGTAAACCAAACCCCGAGAGATAATTTTAAAGCACGAGAAGATATTATAGTCGATTTTAGTCCCAGCCTATTGTCTTTTCTAGACAAACAAAcagaaatattaaaaagCATATTAGCACCTGCAACCATTCAAAAATCAATTCATGATGAACTACCTAGAATACGGTTCTTTAGGAAGTGTCATAGCTTTTACGACCTGCAAcatgatttcttctttccttctaattataaaattgtaGAGGAGAATACAACTATTCTATATTTCGACAGTaaagaattttttgttaaataTAAGGAGGATAAGCGAtctttatttgaaaaattaaaggAGATCGAACGAGATAACTACGAGATCATCCTTGTACTGTATGATTTAGCAAAGTTTAAAAGAGAACTTGAGAAGATTGAAGAAACTAAGTATAGAAGTAGGGTTCAGAGTCAGATCTATGATAGTCAACAAAGTATACAACAAAATAAAGTTACCACCCCACAATCTGATTATGGCCTCAAAAAGTTTGATGTCGAACAACGATTAAGATATATTAACCGTGAATGGGGTCTTAAGATCCATATTGTCAACAGTCATAATGATTTTGTGCATTCTTTACCCAATCTCTGCAGCATAATCGGGAAACAAAGAATGGATCCAGCAATAAGGTATATGAGATATGCTCACCTTAATGTAAAATCAGCATCAGATAGAAAAGATACTCTtaagaaaacaataaatgAGATTGGAAAAGTTCCCGATATCAAAGCTTCTGCAATTTCAGATATATACTCCTCATTTCAGTCATTACTACACGACTTCGAAGCAGGCTCTTTGAAGGCAAGTAGCGATGGCAATTACCTAATGTCAGAAGCGTTAGAGAAAAGATTacataaaatatttacatCTACAGATCCAAATGAAGCTGTAGATTAAAAG includes:
- the MMS4 gene encoding Mms4p (CAGL0K12122g~Ortholog(s) have crossover junction endodeoxyribonuclease activity and role in DNA repair, DNA topological change, regulation of reciprocal meiotic recombination, resolution of meiotic recombination intermediates), which produces MPTTPVIEILDDSSLLDDSLIEEIISDNNDNVIHPTEIDESIEISIPYVNDKTAESNSTSLGNSQKESSLIVTQTASQRKRILDEILSDDLSISTDDFSLDAIPKQTSGRTRDSQKNDSALYESSQEKASIASSPNRLIKKSSSERHKKSQSIDSKDICIKSPTRKINLGVTESMQTDVLFEDNNFNNIECTQETDLSFSTATADTPTVGFKEITFKHKESTNEGLNSHNFSDSIFERQRLKQYITNIRDITETESQELYNKLIHTEKGLFNAVNQTPRDNFKAREDIIVDFSPSLLSFLDKQTEILKSILAPATIQKSIHDELPRIRFFRKCHSFYDLQHDFFFPSNYKIVEENTTILYFDSKEFFVKYKEDKRSLFEKLKEIERDNYEIILVLYDLAKFKRELEKIEETKYRSRVQSQIYDSQQSIQQNKVTTPQSDYGLKKFDVEQRLRYINREWGLKIHIVNSHNDFVHSLPNLCSIIGKQRMDPAIRYMRYAHLNVKSASDRKDTLKKTINEIGKVPDIKASAISDIYSSFQSLLHDFEAGSLKASSDGNYLMSEALEKRLHKIFTSTDPNEAVD